A window of Enterobacter ludwigii genomic DNA:
TGATCTGGTTCCCTGCCCCCGATGCCGATCGCAATAGCGGTCTGGCCATTGCCGGCACGCATGGCGATGAAAATTCCTCTATCGTCACGCTCTCATGTGCACTGAGAACACTGACGCCCAAACTACGGCGTCATCACGTCATTCTGGCGGTGAATCCGGATGGCTGTCAGCTTGGATTACGCGCGAATGCGAGAGGAGTCGACTTAAACCGTAATTTCCCGGCAGCAAACTGGCATGCCGGGGAAACGGTTTATCGCTGGAACAGCGCCGCCGAAGAGCGGGATGTGGTCCTGCTGACGGGAGACACCCCGGGTTCGGAGCCTGAAACACAAGCGTTGTGCCAGCTTATCCATAAGATCCACCCCGCCTGGATTGTCTCCTTCCACGATCCGCTGGCCTGTATTGAAGATCCACGTCACACCGAACTGGGCGCATGGCTGGCAGAGGCTTTCGCCCTGCCGCTGGTTACCAGCGTTGGCTATGAAACGCCCGGCTCATTCGGAAGCTGGTGCGCCGATTTGAGCTTACCGTGTATCACCGCTGAATTCCCGGCAATCTCATCCGATGAAGCCAGCGAAAAATACTTAAAAGCGATGGTGGAACTTCTGCGCTGGCAGCCTCAAAGATGAAGCACGCCGCTGGTAAAATTAAGCGCCGGTGAAACGTCAACCGCCAGCCATGTCGGGCCATCCAGGTCAGCAAAACTGGCCTGATTGACCAGCGGGAGTGCCGCATTGATCGCCCGGGATGTACAAAGCATGCATCCCAGCATCACGGAAAAACCCTCCGACCGGGCCTGAGCCGCCAGGGCCAGCGCTTCCGTTAGCCCACCGGTTTTGTCGAGCTTAATGTTGATCATCTCATAGCTGCCCTGTAGCCCGCTCAGACTCTCGCGGGTATGACAGCTTTCATCCGCGCACACAGGCAACGGATGGATAAAATTCTTCAGCGCCGCATCATCCTTTGCGGGTAGAGGTTGTTCCAGCATCGCCACGCCCAGGTCAGCCAGCAGCTGACATCGCGCGGCAAGCCCTTCGGGATGCCATGATTCGTTGGCGTCAACAATCAGTGTGGCCGACGGCACTGCCGCGCGAATGGCAACCATTCTTTCGCTAATCAGACGATCGTCGAGCTTCACCTTTAACAGGGTGGCCCCTGCATCAAAAAGCGCTTTTGCGCTGGCAGCCATCTGTTCCGGCTCACCAATAACAACGGTTTGCGCCGTAACGACCGATTGCGGCAAGGCCACCCCCAGCAACGATGTCAGGGGTTTTTGCTGTTTAGCGGCTTCAAGATTCCAGAACGCGCAATCAATAGCGTTACGTGCCGCTCCTGCAGGTAAACGCTGCTGTAATGCTTCGTGCGAGAGCCCTTTTTGCAGATCGGGTACCAGGGTCATGATAGCCGCCATCACTGACGCAGCACTTTCTCCATAGCGTGGGTATGGCGTGCATTCTCCCGTACCTTTAAACCCCTCTTCTTCAATTTCAACCACCACCACACCGGCCTCACTTCGGCTGCCGCGGGAGATGACAAATGGGCTATGCAATGGCCAGGCTTCTTCATAGACTTTAACGCTTCTCATCACTGACTCCTTGCGGCCCGGAAAGGCGAAAAATTTGGTTTGCCGTGTTATCCGCTGATGGCATACACTAGCCCCGACGTTAACTATATGTAAACAGGAAGATATCTATGTCACAACTCGTTCATTTCCAGGGCAACCCGGTTGCTGTTGCAGGTTCCATTCCGCAGGCTGGCAGCAAAGCTCAGGCTTTTACTCTGGTGGCTAAAGATCTGTCTGACGTCACACTGGCTCAGTTTGCGGGTAAACGCAAAGTGCTGAACATTTTCCCAAGCATTGATACCGGTGTTTGTGCTGCATCCGTACGTAAGTTCAACCAGCTGGCGACTGAAATGGACAACACGGTTGTGCTGTGCATTTCCGCTGACCTGCCGTTTGCCCAGTCTCGTTTCTGCGGTGCCGAAGGCCTGAGCAACGTTATCACCCTCTCCACTCTGCGCAGCCAGGATTTCCTGGAAAAATACGGCGTCAGCATCGCGGAAGGCCCGCTGAAAGGCCTGGCAGCACGCGCTGTACTGGTTATTGATGAAAATGACAATGTCGTATTTAGCGAACTGGTTAACGAAATCACCACCGAACCAGATTACACTGCTGCGCTGGACGTGCTGAAAGCATAATAATTGCTTAGCAATCTATACAGTACTTTCTAAACCTCGCGA
This region includes:
- the ycjG gene encoding L-Ala-D/L-Glu epimerase; amino-acid sequence: MRSVKVYEEAWPLHSPFVISRGSRSEAGVVVVEIEEEGFKGTGECTPYPRYGESAASVMAAIMTLVPDLQKGLSHEALQQRLPAGAARNAIDCAFWNLEAAKQQKPLTSLLGVALPQSVVTAQTVVIGEPEQMAASAKALFDAGATLLKVKLDDRLISERMVAIRAAVPSATLIVDANESWHPEGLAARCQLLADLGVAMLEQPLPAKDDAALKNFIHPLPVCADESCHTRESLSGLQGSYEMINIKLDKTGGLTEALALAAQARSEGFSVMLGCMLCTSRAINAALPLVNQASFADLDGPTWLAVDVSPALNFTSGVLHL
- the mpaA gene encoding murein tripeptide amidase MpaA, producing the protein MAITRPRAERGAFPPGAEQYGRSFLGASLIWFPAPDADRNSGLAIAGTHGDENSSIVTLSCALRTLTPKLRRHHVILAVNPDGCQLGLRANARGVDLNRNFPAANWHAGETVYRWNSAAEERDVVLLTGDTPGSEPETQALCQLIHKIHPAWIVSFHDPLACIEDPRHTELGAWLAEAFALPLVTSVGYETPGSFGSWCADLSLPCITAEFPAISSDEASEKYLKAMVELLRWQPQR
- the tpx gene encoding thiol peroxidase; translation: MSQLVHFQGNPVAVAGSIPQAGSKAQAFTLVAKDLSDVTLAQFAGKRKVLNIFPSIDTGVCAASVRKFNQLATEMDNTVVLCISADLPFAQSRFCGAEGLSNVITLSTLRSQDFLEKYGVSIAEGPLKGLAARAVLVIDENDNVVFSELVNEITTEPDYTAALDVLKA